The genomic DNA CCGCGATTGACAACACCACCCGCAAACTCATGTCCGACGGGCAGAAGCCAGTTTCCGTGGGTTTCTGGTTCTCGCTTGGTCATTCCTCGATCGTGTTCGGCCTGTGTTTGTTGTTGAGCTTCGGAGTTCGAGCGCTCGTCGGTCAGGTCGAAGACGAGGGCTCATCCCTGCAGACGACGCTGGGCTTGGTTGGCACGTTGGTCAGTGGCGTCTTCCTGCTGCTGATCGGCATCATCAACCTGTTCGTCTTGCGTCAGATCGTCAGTGTGTTCCGTCGGATGCGTGCCGGTGAATTCAACGAAGCCGAACTTGAGGAGCACCTGAACAACCGCGGGTTCATCAATCGCTTCGTCGGCAAGATCACCAAGGCGGTGACGAAGCCATGGCAGATGTATCCGATCGGGTTGCTCTTCGGACTCGGCTTCGACACCGCAACGGAGATCTCGTTGTTGGTTCTGGCCGGTGGAGCGGCCGCGTTTGCGCTGCCCTGGTACGCGATCCTGTGCCTGCCGATTCTGTTCGCCGCAGGGATGTCGCTGCTGGACACAATCGACGGTTGTTTCATGAATTTCGCCTACGGCTGGGCGTTTTCGCAGCCTGTTCGCAAGGTCTACTACAACATGACCGTGACGGCCCTGTCGGTGTTCGTCGCGTTGGTCATCGGCGGCATCGAAATCCTCGGTCTCGTTGCGGAGAAGCTCAACATCGCCTCCGGCCCGCTGGCGTTCATCGGCAGCATCGACCTCAACTGGGTCGGGTTTGTGATCGTTGGCGTGTTCGTGGTGACCTGGCTGATCGCGCTGGCGGTGTATCGGTTCGGAAGGATCGAAGAGAAGTGGTCGGTCGCTCTACAGGATGCCGACGCCTAGGTCAGTTCGGTCGCTCGACGGGGGTCCTCAGACCCAGGTCGGGAACCACATCCGCAACGCCCAGTCGGCGTGCGGAATCGGGCCGGCGGTCCAGAGCGGATAGAAGATCCAGGCAACCGCGACAGCAGCAATCAGAATCGTTCCAATCCCCATCGCGCCGTAGATCCGGCGATTGCCCGCTGCTTTGGCCGGACCGAGGATCGAACCCAGAGTCAAGGCCACGGCCATCACGATGAACGGCTCAAAGACAATCGAGTAGAAGCTGAACACGGTGCGTTCCTGGAAGAACAACCACGGCAGCCACCCCGCGAGGAAGCCGCAGAGCACGGCCCCGGCCCGCCAATCGCGACGACCGACCCAGCGCCACGCCTGATGGATCAGCGCCACCACTCCGGTCCACCAGATGATCGGGTTACCAAGCGCGAGGACCTCCTGTGCGCACTTGTCCGTACCGCAAACCCCGGTCGGGCTTTCGTAGAAGAACGAGGTTGGCCGGGCTTGCAACGGCCAGCCCCAGGGGTTGGCCGAGTAGGAGTGCGGCGTGGTCAGGTTCGTGTGAAAGTTCCACGCCTCGACGTGGTAGTGCCACAACGAACGCAAGGCCTCCGGGATGAAGGGGTAGTCAGTACCCACCCCCGCAGCCCAGTTTCGATCCCAACCACCGGAACTGAGTAACCAGCCAGACCAAGTCGCGATGTAGACAACGAGTGCCGAGCCGACTATCGAGGCGAAGGCCGGCAGCGCATCACGGAGCAGCACCGCGCGCCATGGCCTGGCAACCCCGGCGGCCCGACGTGCACCCACGTCCCACAACACCGTCAGCAGTCCGAAGGCGACGACGTAATAGAGCCCGCTCCATTTCACCCCGCAGGCCAGACCCAAGCTGACTCCCGCAGCAATCCGCCACGGGCGCAGACCCAAGCCCGGACCGAGCTTGGCCAGGCGACCCGACAACATGACGCCGGGTGTGATCGGTTGATCGTCGAGCAGCTTGGCCATTCGCCGACGCGATCGGTCGCGGTCGATGAGCAGGCAGCCGAACGCGACCAGCACAAAGAACATCAGCGAGATGTCCAACAGTGCGGTCCGGCCCATGACGATGCTCAGACCGTCGATGGCGACCAGCAGACCGGCGAGCGTTCCGAACAGGTTGGACCGAGTCAGTCGCCGAGTGATCCGCGCAACGAGCAGGACACTGAGGATGCTCAGCACGGCGGTTCCGATTCGCCAACCGAACGGCGTCACTCCGAACAGTTGCTCGCCGGTGGCGATGACCCACTTGCCGACGGGAGGATGAACGACGAATGATGCCTGGTCTGTGAATAGCCCGGTCAGCGATGACGGATCACCGTTGGACGCGAGCAACTGCTTGTCGGCACCCTCAACTGCTTGTCGCTCATACCCGAACAGCAGCAGGCTCAGGGCGTCTTTGACGTAGTAGGTCTCGTCGAAGACGACCGCCACTGGCCGACCCAAATCGTTGAGGCGAAGCACCGCCGCCAACAGCGTCACCGCGATGGGTCCGAGCCAGCCGAACCAGCCACCCCGCGGCATCGGTGGCGTCAGTCGTGCGCGCAGCGAAGGTGCAGCAACGCAGTCGGCAACGTCGATCTCGACAGTCGGTGAACCCGGGGTCGGGTCTGCTGTCGCCACACTCACCGCGCCATCGTAGGCAGTCCGCGTGCTGATTGCGCTGATGCCTGCTAGAACTGCAGACGTGGCTGATGTTGGACGGGTTGTTCTCGCGGCAACTCCGTTGGGCGATCCGCGTGACGCTTCGGCGCATCTGCGCGAGTTGCTGACTGAGGCCGATGTGATTGCCGCCGAGGACACCCGGCGATTCCGGCGGCTGGCCAGTGACCTGGAGGTGATTTTCACGGCCAAGTTGGTGTCGTTCTACGAGTCGGTTGAGCAGTCCAAGGTGGCCGGCCTCATCGAATCGGCGCGTGCTGGCGCGTTAGTCGTGGTGGTCAGTGATGCGGGGATGCCGATCGTCAGTGACCCGGGCTACCGGTTGGTGCAGGCCTGCATCGACGCCGAGATTCCGCTGACGGTGGCTCCGGGCCCTTCGGCCGTGACAACTGCGTTGGCGCTGTCCGGCCTGCCTAGTGATCGGTTCTGCTTTGAGGGCTTCCTTCCTCGCAAGACCGGCGAACGCGATCGGCGCCTGTGGTCATTGGTGGCAGAACAACGAACGATGGTCTTCTTTGAGGCGCCGCATCGGATCACTGAGACGCTGGCAGCCATGGAACGTGCCTTCGGCGCGAATCGACGTGCCGCGGTCTGCCGGGAACTGACCAAGACCTATGAGCAGGTGACCCGCTCGGGGTTGGCGGACTTGGTCCAGTGGTCACGCGAGGGCGTCCGTGGCGAGATCAGCATCGTGGTCGAAGGTGCTGATTCGAATCCGGCCGAAGTCAGCGATGCCGACCTGGTCGAAGCCGTCGCGGACCTGATGGCAGCGGGGCTCGACAAGCGCACGGCGACCGCCCAAGTGGCCGTCACAACCGGTCAACAGAAACGCCGGGTCTATAACGCCGTGCTCGCAGCCAAGCCGACTCCGTAGGATCGAGCCATGGCCAAGACGTACTACGTGACCACTCCGATCTATTACGTCAATGACGCCCCCCACATTGGCCACGCCTACACCACGGTTTCCGGTGACGTTTTGACCCGCTGGCACCGCCAACGCGGCGAGACCGCTTGGTACCTCACCGGCACTGACGAGCACGGGACCAAGGTCGAGCGGACCGCGCGGGAGAACGGCGTCGAGCCCCAGGAATGGTGCGACAAGTTGGTCGCCACGGAATGGAAGCCGGTGTTGGAGACCCTCGATGTCGCCAACGATGACTTCATCCGCACGACCTCCCAGCGCCACCACGATGGTGTCCAACGGTTCTGGGAGCGGTTGCGGGAGAATGACTACGTCTACGAGAGCAACTTTGAGGGCCCGTACTGCGTGGGTTGCGAGGAGTTCAAACTCCCCGGTGATCTGGTGGACGGTAAGGGCAAGCACGCCGGTGACAAGGTGTGTCCCATCCACGGCACCCCCGTCGAAATGCTCAGTGAGCGCAACTGGTTCTTCAAACTCGAATCGTTCACCGACCGGCTGCTCGAGCACTATGCGCGTCACCCAGAGGCGGTCCAACCCCGCAGTGCGCACAACGAGGTCGTGTCGTTCATCAAGCAGGGCCTACGCGACATCTCGATGAGCCGCGCAGTGCATAACGTCTCATGGGGAATCCCGTTGCCATGGGACGACGAGCAGGTCGTGTACGTCTGGTTCGATGCGCTGCTCAACTACATCACCGCCATCGGATACGGCGCCCGCGAGGACTCCCCGGAGGCCGAACAGTTCGCTCGGACATGGCCTGCCAACGTCCACCTTGTCGGCAAGGACATCCTGCGGTTTCACGCCGTGTTCTGGCCCGCGATGTTGATGGCCGCCGACCTGCCCCTGCCGGACACCGTTTTTGCCCACGGCTGGTTGTTGGTGGGTGGCGAGAAGATGAGCAAGTCGAAACTGACCGGGATCTCACCTGACCAGATCATCGACCAGTTCGGCTCCGATGCGTTCCGCTACTACTTCCTTCGGTCGATCCAATTCGGTCAGGACGGGTCGTTCTCCTGGGAGGAAATGAACGCCCGCTACACCGCGGAGTTGGCCAACGGACTCGGCAACTTGGCCTCCCGCGCGACCGCGATGGTCGGCAAGTACTGCGACGGGGTGCTGCCCGAACCTGCCACCTACGCCAATGTCGATCTGGCGCTGCAGGACCAGATGGTTGCAACCATGGAGATCGCTGACGCCGCAATGGTCCGGATGGACTTCTCAACCGGCATCGTCGCGATCAAGAGCTTTGTGGACGCCGTCAACGTCTACGTCACCGAGCAGGAGCCCTGGAAGTTGGCCAGGGATTCGGCCAACAATCCTCGCTTGCACACCGTCCTCTACGTCATGTGCGAGGCGTTGCGGGCGATCGCGGTGCTCTACAACCCCGTCATGCCAAAGTCGATGTTCGCGCTATGGGGTCGCCTCGGTGCCGCCCCACATCTGGGCGACTTGGACAAGGCGACCGTTGCAACGGCGGGCCGGTGGGGACAGCTCCCACCAGGTGCTGTCATCACAAAAGGTGAGGCGTTGTTCCCGCGGGTGGAAGAGCCCACCGAGTGAGCACCCGAACGCCGCCACCGGCACCGGAGCCATTGCCCGGCCCGTTGGTTGACTCGCATTGCCACTTGGACATCTGCGCTGCCGATGGTGGACCAAGCGTCGAACATGCCATGGCTCAGGCGCGGGAGGTGGGCATCACCAAAGTGGTGCAGGTCGGCTGTGATGTGCCCTCGTCCCGGTGGGCAGCCGACATCGCCGCGGCCAACGACGACATCTGGGCAGCGGTGGCACTGCACCCGAACGAGGCGCCGCGGCTTGCGGCCAACGAAGGTCCGGCGGCGCTTGCGGCAGCATGGACCGTCATCGACGAGCTCGCTGATCTGCCAGCCGTTCGCGCGATCGGCGAGACCGGAATGGACTTCTTCCGTACTGGTGAAGAGGGCCGCGCCATCCAAGAGGAATCCTTCCGGCGGCACATCCAGATCGCCCAACGCGTTGGCAAAACACTGGTAGTCCACGATCGCGATTCGCACGACGACGTCATCCGAATTCTGGACGACGAGGGTTCCCCGGAAACCGTCGTGCTGCACTGCTTCAGCGGCGATGCTGACTTCGCCAAGGCGGCAGCACGTCGTGGCTGGTACTGCTCGTTCGCGGGCGTGGTGACGTTCAAGAATGCCGTCGACTTGCGCGCGGCCCTGGTCGAGGTCCCGGCCGACCGATTGCTGGTCGAGACCGATGCCCCCTTCCTCACGCCAGTTCCTTACCGCGGCAAACC from Candidatus Nanopelagicales bacterium includes the following:
- a CDS encoding methionine--tRNA ligase; translated protein: MAKTYYVTTPIYYVNDAPHIGHAYTTVSGDVLTRWHRQRGETAWYLTGTDEHGTKVERTARENGVEPQEWCDKLVATEWKPVLETLDVANDDFIRTTSQRHHDGVQRFWERLRENDYVYESNFEGPYCVGCEEFKLPGDLVDGKGKHAGDKVCPIHGTPVEMLSERNWFFKLESFTDRLLEHYARHPEAVQPRSAHNEVVSFIKQGLRDISMSRAVHNVSWGIPLPWDDEQVVYVWFDALLNYITAIGYGAREDSPEAEQFARTWPANVHLVGKDILRFHAVFWPAMLMAADLPLPDTVFAHGWLLVGGEKMSKSKLTGISPDQIIDQFGSDAFRYYFLRSIQFGQDGSFSWEEMNARYTAELANGLGNLASRATAMVGKYCDGVLPEPATYANVDLALQDQMVATMEIADAAMVRMDFSTGIVAIKSFVDAVNVYVTEQEPWKLARDSANNPRLHTVLYVMCEALRAIAVLYNPVMPKSMFALWGRLGAAPHLGDLDKATVATAGRWGQLPPGAVITKGEALFPRVEEPTE
- the rsmI gene encoding 16S rRNA (cytidine(1402)-2'-O)-methyltransferase; translation: MPARTADVADVGRVVLAATPLGDPRDASAHLRELLTEADVIAAEDTRRFRRLASDLEVIFTAKLVSFYESVEQSKVAGLIESARAGALVVVVSDAGMPIVSDPGYRLVQACIDAEIPLTVAPGPSAVTTALALSGLPSDRFCFEGFLPRKTGERDRRLWSLVAEQRTMVFFEAPHRITETLAAMERAFGANRRAAVCRELTKTYEQVTRSGLADLVQWSREGVRGEISIVVEGADSNPAEVSDADLVEAVADLMAAGLDKRTATAQVAVTTGQQKRRVYNAVLAAKPTP
- a CDS encoding phospholipid carrier-dependent glycosyltransferase, translating into MSVATADPTPGSPTVEIDVADCVAAPSLRARLTPPMPRGGWFGWLGPIAVTLLAAVLRLNDLGRPVAVVFDETYYVKDALSLLLFGYERQAVEGADKQLLASNGDPSSLTGLFTDQASFVVHPPVGKWVIATGEQLFGVTPFGWRIGTAVLSILSVLLVARITRRLTRSNLFGTLAGLLVAIDGLSIVMGRTALLDISLMFFVLVAFGCLLIDRDRSRRRMAKLLDDQPITPGVMLSGRLAKLGPGLGLRPWRIAAGVSLGLACGVKWSGLYYVVAFGLLTVLWDVGARRAAGVARPWRAVLLRDALPAFASIVGSALVVYIATWSGWLLSSGGWDRNWAAGVGTDYPFIPEALRSLWHYHVEAWNFHTNLTTPHSYSANPWGWPLQARPTSFFYESPTGVCGTDKCAQEVLALGNPIIWWTGVVALIHQAWRWVGRRDWRAGAVLCGFLAGWLPWLFFQERTVFSFYSIVFEPFIVMAVALTLGSILGPAKAAGNRRIYGAMGIGTILIAAVAVAWIFYPLWTAGPIPHADWALRMWFPTWV
- a CDS encoding HoxN/HupN/NixA family nickel/cobalt transporter, yielding MGAFILLLNLVGWGVLILMVAPQNLSLGSSGALGIGIGITAFTLGMRHAFDADHIAAIDNTTRKLMSDGQKPVSVGFWFSLGHSSIVFGLCLLLSFGVRALVGQVEDEGSSLQTTLGLVGTLVSGVFLLLIGIINLFVLRQIVSVFRRMRAGEFNEAELEEHLNNRGFINRFVGKITKAVTKPWQMYPIGLLFGLGFDTATEISLLVLAGGAAAFALPWYAILCLPILFAAGMSLLDTIDGCFMNFAYGWAFSQPVRKVYYNMTVTALSVFVALVIGGIEILGLVAEKLNIASGPLAFIGSIDLNWVGFVIVGVFVVTWLIALAVYRFGRIEEKWSVALQDADA
- a CDS encoding TatD family hydrolase, whose amino-acid sequence is MSTRTPPPAPEPLPGPLVDSHCHLDICAADGGPSVEHAMAQAREVGITKVVQVGCDVPSSRWAADIAAANDDIWAAVALHPNEAPRLAANEGPAALAAAWTVIDELADLPAVRAIGETGMDFFRTGEEGRAIQEESFRRHIQIAQRVGKTLVVHDRDSHDDVIRILDDEGSPETVVLHCFSGDADFAKAAARRGWYCSFAGVVTFKNAVDLRAALVEVPADRLLVETDAPFLTPVPYRGKPNGPYLVPLTVRAMAEVRGEPLDELIATIWDNSERAFGPL